One Moorella sp. E308F DNA segment encodes these proteins:
- the tnpA gene encoding IS66 family insertion sequence element accessory protein TnpA codes for MTRAELQQLWEARIAEYRESGQSVKEWCASHEGISPRQLWYWLRKFKNQTPTPPELSNRWLPVEISEQGSQKQALLVKIGPASIEVRPGFDPALLTQVVQVLMALC; via the coding sequence ATGACCAGAGCCGAATTACAGCAACTGTGGGAAGCTCGCATAGCCGAATACAGGGAAAGCGGGCAAAGCGTTAAAGAATGGTGCGCCTCTCATGAGGGCATTAGCCCCAGGCAGTTATGGTACTGGCTGCGAAAGTTTAAGAACCAAACCCCAACTCCTCCGGAGCTTTCCAACCGGTGGCTGCCGGTAGAAATAAGTGAGCAAGGTTCCCAAAAGCAGGCCCTACTGGTCAAAATAGGACCGGCCAGCATCGAGGTAAGACCCGGCTTTGACCCGGCCTTACTCACCCAGGTAGTACAGGTGCTGATGGCGTTATGCTAA
- the tnpB gene encoding IS66 family insertion sequence element accessory protein TnpB (TnpB, as the term is used for proteins encoded by IS66 family insertion elements, is considered an accessory protein, since TnpC, encoded by a neighboring gene, is a DDE family transposase.), with amino-acid sequence MLNEVGIDRVYLACGATDLRKSIDGLAVLVKEGFELDPFSSCLFVFCNRKRDKLKILHWEHNGFWLYYRRLEKGKFIWPQDTTSSTITISRRELRWLLDGLPLNQPKAHPEVKARTIL; translated from the coding sequence ATGCTAAACGAAGTGGGTATCGACCGGGTTTACCTCGCCTGCGGCGCAACAGACTTGCGCAAATCTATTGACGGCCTGGCGGTACTGGTCAAGGAAGGCTTCGAATTAGACCCTTTTTCTTCTTGCCTTTTTGTCTTCTGCAACCGTAAGAGGGACAAACTAAAGATCCTCCACTGGGAGCACAACGGGTTTTGGCTTTATTACCGCCGGCTGGAGAAGGGGAAATTCATATGGCCGCAAGACACTACTTCTTCCACCATCACCATAAGCCGCCGGGAGTTGCGCTGGTTGCTTGACGGCCTTCCCTTAAACCAGCCTAAAGCCCATCCTGAGGTAAAAGCGCGCACCATCTTGTAA
- the tnpC gene encoding IS66 family transposase, producing the protein MNTAKSLATMTIEELQSHCLQLEEQCRQLEQQNAELTAKLNWFMEQFRLSKKRQFGSSSERTEALKEQQLLLFNEAEVEARPEEAEPDLETITYQRRKTRGRREMNLEDLSVEVVEHRLPEEERVCPCCGGPLHEMSTEVRQELKIIPAQVKVVQHVRYVYSCRRCEKEEITTPVITAPMPAPVLPGSPVSPSLLSYIMTQKYGAGLPLYRQEQQFKSWGIDLSRQTMANWVLHGANTYLTLIYDRLHEHLLKRDILHADETTLQVLHEPGREPTTKSFLWLYRTGRDGPPIVLYDYQTTRAGKHPRRFLKGFKGYLHVDGYEGYNGLSEVTLVGCWAHARRKFDEALKALPEEKRHAAVTAREGLEFCNRLFAIERELKDKTPEERYQIRQERSRPVLDEFLAWLKKQKPQVLPKSAFGRAVYYCLGQWDKLVAFLQDGRLEIDNNCSERSIKPFVIGRKNWLFANTPRGAKASAIVYSIIETAKENGLNPFHYLTYLFERLPNLDPQDKEALEQLLPWSETLPPICRMNN; encoded by the coding sequence ATGAACACTGCTAAGTCTCTTGCTACCATGACCATAGAAGAGCTGCAAAGCCACTGCCTTCAGCTGGAAGAGCAGTGTAGGCAGCTGGAACAACAAAATGCCGAACTGACCGCTAAATTAAACTGGTTTATGGAGCAGTTCCGTTTAAGCAAGAAGCGTCAATTCGGTTCTTCCAGCGAGCGGACTGAAGCACTAAAAGAGCAACAGCTTTTGCTTTTTAATGAGGCGGAAGTGGAAGCCCGGCCGGAGGAAGCTGAGCCGGATTTGGAGACCATCACCTACCAGCGCCGTAAGACGCGCGGCCGCCGGGAGATGAACCTGGAAGATTTATCGGTTGAGGTGGTAGAACACCGCCTACCGGAAGAGGAGCGGGTCTGCCCGTGTTGCGGTGGCCCTTTACATGAAATGAGCACCGAGGTACGGCAAGAGCTCAAAATTATCCCGGCCCAGGTGAAAGTGGTTCAGCACGTGCGCTACGTCTATTCTTGCCGCCGCTGTGAGAAAGAAGAAATAACTACCCCGGTTATCACAGCGCCCATGCCTGCTCCTGTACTTCCGGGAAGCCCGGTATCTCCCTCCCTTCTTAGCTACATCATGACCCAGAAATACGGGGCAGGATTACCCCTTTACCGCCAGGAGCAGCAGTTTAAAAGTTGGGGTATAGACCTTTCCCGGCAGACCATGGCCAACTGGGTGCTCCATGGAGCTAACACCTACTTAACCCTTATTTACGACCGTCTCCATGAACACCTGCTCAAAAGAGACATTCTCCATGCCGATGAGACCACGTTGCAGGTACTTCATGAACCGGGAAGAGAGCCTACCACCAAATCATTTCTCTGGCTTTACCGCACGGGGCGGGACGGTCCCCCCATCGTCCTCTACGACTACCAGACCACCCGGGCCGGCAAACACCCCCGCCGGTTTCTAAAAGGTTTTAAGGGTTATTTGCATGTTGACGGCTATGAAGGCTACAATGGACTTTCAGAGGTCACCCTGGTGGGCTGCTGGGCCCATGCCCGGCGCAAGTTTGACGAAGCCTTAAAAGCCCTGCCGGAGGAAAAACGCCATGCAGCAGTGACAGCCCGGGAGGGGCTGGAGTTCTGCAACCGGCTTTTTGCCATAGAGCGCGAGCTTAAAGACAAAACCCCGGAAGAACGATATCAAATCCGGCAGGAGCGCAGCCGGCCCGTGCTGGACGAATTTTTAGCCTGGCTTAAGAAGCAGAAACCGCAGGTGCTGCCCAAAAGTGCCTTTGGGCGGGCGGTTTACTATTGCCTGGGCCAATGGGATAAACTTGTCGCCTTTTTACAAGACGGGCGTTTAGAAATTGATAACAACTGCAGCGAGCGTTCTATAAAGCCCTTCGTCATTGGGCGTAAGAACTGGTTATTTGCCAACACTCCGCGGGGTGCTAAAGCCAGCGCTATTGTCTACAGCATAATAGAAACAGCCAAGGAAAACGGGTTGAACCCTTTCCACTACCTTACCTACCTCTTCGAAAGGTTGCCCAACCTGGACCCGCAGGATAAAGAAGCCCTGGAACAACTCCTGCCGTGGTCGGAAACTCTGCCCCCCATTTGCCGGATGAATAATTAA